The DNA segment GAATGGTCTCAAATTCCCCGCTCTGTATTCTCCAACCTTATAAGATGTTATAGGAGAAGAATCAGTGCTGTTTgattggcaaagggaggctggaCAAAGTATTACATGCAGGGGTACCAACAATTGTGGCATATGTAgttttgttaaaaataataatatatatttttttctcagaataAATGTACTTGATTTTGAAGTTTGGCTTTTTTTCTCGTGAGGCTATTTCAGAGTGCGACTAAGCTAATTCACCAAAAGATTCATTTGTATACAACACTTTTTCCTCATCTTTCCCAGGGGTGCCAGTAAATGTGGAGGGGACTGTATATAGCAGTGAAATAGCCTGCATGGATGGCTGCTCAAGCATGCGTGCCTGCCCTCTAGCGAGACATTCGTCTGACAAACACCCTTGAATGCTTCTACAGCATGTGGTGCAAATATGTCAATATTTAACTCTTCCACTCCCAAGGAGGCCTACACACTACATTATACAggtgtgcagcagcagcaacaccaTTTATACCCCAGAGACTTCTGACGGGCTGGCAGGTGTCCATTAATCCTCTATAACTGGACACCTATGGAGTCGTTCTAGTGAATCTAGTTTAATCACTGTCCTATATCAATACTCTGGAAATAGAGgctactacagtgagtgtgtagtcagGTTAGCTAAGGAATGAGCACAATAAACGTATTCTCTCATTTTGCCAAACTCATGGTGTAAACTCGATGAATTCCGtgttatctggagaactagcaagctagcaactatagaatcagaaacagctagtAAGCTAAAGTATTCAGGCTTAGCAACAGTGGAATCAACTGTAACCAAGCAAACTACCCAACTTTATCCTTGTCTGCGACCAAATAAAGTAGTACTATGAAATAAACAGGTTGCCTCCTTTTTAAACAgaaccaaatgtttcctttgtggtCTACACATGCATGCCTAAATATATGTGAGGCAACCAGagtataagcgggataatggtCTTTGAGGTGTCCCATTATACAAAATTCCCACCCCCTTAGTTACTATTGCTGACAGGACGAACAGGATCTTGTATTGTCCtgaaaggatttatttttcaaaaattatcccttacttaatgGATTTGCTGGAGGAAACTCCCTCATCCATAATTTCATACAACGGCATACCTCGGCggccattatcccttacttattttATATGCCCACCTAGTTTCCTCCATCAGATTACTGTAGTATCATGCAAAAGCTATTGGAGACTGACAAAGTCTAGACCAGATGTAGCTGTGTGGAAGCTTTCTTTTGGCtgcttttaatttaaaaaagagCTGAGGTCCGGGCAGCTCTACTAATGAGGTATCATACTGCTTTAGTTATATCtttaaactaaaacaaacatgGTAGTGAGCTGACGTGGAaccacattgtaaatatttgaaGGAGCCTGTGACCGGTGAAggtcagagaaaagaaaacaagttaAGTTGTGTTCATAATAGGAATGACACTGCTAGGCCATGACTGCTATGCCAGATACTGTGGAAGCAGGTTCTACATGGTGGTGGTATGTGTGGCTTCCTGTGAGATACTGAGAAAGTTATATCTTGATGTTAAGTCAAAACATCACTCACACATGACCATACATTCTATGAACTATACTGTCACAACATCAGAAAATGATGACCGTCATCCTGTTCAAAGGattgtttgtttaaataaaatgtaaaagtaacTTGAGTACCACCACACAGGCAGCTGCACCTCTCCCACATGCGACTGGGCTCCTCCACATATGAAAGAGCCATCATTAGGCTAATGATCCCAACAGATTAACAGAGCGCTCTAACAGCATAATGTCCAAAGGCAGCCATGCACCACTGAGTCCTATGCTGCCCACAACTTCTCAAAGGCACATGCTTTAACATTTAACCAGCCAGTATGTTTGCACAGCCAAATGCTCACAAGCGATAAGGATCCAAGGCCAAGGTGGCAGCAACAGACTCAGCGCTGTTGAGAGGCATGACAGATGAGGGACATAAAGGCATTTAGGTGTTGGCTTAAAACACACTACTAGAAGTATAGTggtcaaaacaaaaaagaaaaaagatttgATATTAAAGTATTGTCTAAGCTCTGATATGGGGACGCACAAAATACTTATGTAAACAggacaaacatgacaaacagCCCATTTCTGCTTAAGAATGTGGGGAAACGAGGAAACGGTTAGGGCTGTTAAGGGTTAAGAACAGATAGCATGCTGAGAGTGAGGAAAGGTAAATTGTTTCCATTCAGTGCCTTTGTTTCCATGACATCACAACGCAACACACATCAGATCTAGGCTGATTGTTTACTTACTCTGAAAAAGAATTCGTCGTTCCATTTTGGGTCCAATGTCTAATaggtgagagaaagacataaagataacagcatttttttttagaaaatgatCAGCCATGTAAAGAGTTGTACAGAAAAGTTGTACAGTTAAGACAGACACTGACCTTTTTAATCGTCTTGGTCTGAACACTtgtcagttcaccattgacagGATCATAGAGTGAGACCTTTGTATATGGATCACTGTGGGAAATACAATAGCAAAATGTGATTTACCAGCATTTCAATCTTAGACATCAGAGGCTAATGAGTTTAGAAGGGATGAACAACCGGATTTCCCCTTAATTTTCCTCTGCACAACAGAGCTAACTGGGCCAAAACAGAATGTAGACTTTTACATTTGGAAGGACGATAACAGGAcaattttttgtgtgtttctgactcAATCCCAGGATGTGAGGGTAGGCTATAGCATCAAAATAAAAACTGTGTAGCAACATCAGCAATAGTAATATCATTCTTATAACCCTATTTGGACCCTACTGTGACACATTGCATGAGAGTAGAGAAAACCCTCCTAGTACATTGCACGTCACCAgagatgtaaatgttttgtaCACACACCTTGACATTTACATTGACATTCTCTGCATTTTACCCACAACCACGCCAAAGTACCAGCCTTGCATATCCAAAATAAAGGATGCATGCCTGTTAATGAAGCATCTATTTGCTGTCAGAggtctttgtctgtgttttgtgctaAACTATGACACATAGCTTTCCTTCCCTAAATCTCACAGTAACCTGGTGCTCCAATGTAGCCTGCATCTCACGAGCCTAATGTGCCCAGAACAGCCTGGAGAGCCTCAGTTGAGACTAGAATTACGACTTAGGTGTTCAGCGATCCTTGAATAGTTCAGGTGTTGACATAAGTATGCATTGTGTCTGAAACTTAGCTAAAGTAACACCTGAAGAGGTCAACATGGATGGTGTCATTGGATCCATTTTGCCTGCCATTATATATTAGATTACACTGTATTGAGGTGTAGTGTGTACTGAACAACACCTGCCAGTCAGTGAAAAGTCAACAACGGCACAACTTTAGGCCACCTGAAGTCAATATTTACAAGGCCAACACATAACAGAGCTAACTCCCAAATGCCATGAACATACACCACAACTTGACACTTTTTTCCAACCTATGTTGACAAAACAAAAGACTCCCAAAGCTTACCCTGACAGACAACCATTTAGGGACTGTCAGATGTTTCCAAAATATGGTGACACTGAATTACGGAAGCAGTAATTATGTGGGTGGCCTGATATTTAGGGTCCGTGCTGAGCACCAGAGGTGCAGCATGAAGTCATGGTGTAAATGTTATAGGTGTCCTGATTTTATAATATGAAGGGATTTTTGAAGTGTTGAACAGTGCAGCCATGGGGAAAGGATGAATTTGGGTACCTCTGAACCGATCTTTGGATTCCTTGACCAGTCTTGTGTGACAGGATGTTTAACCAATCAAATGAATGAGGTGTTGAGTGGGGGGTTAGTCTAGAGGAACATACGTCATGACGCACACCTTGAGGCACATTCAGACAAGGGTCGCCACCATATTCTGAAGTCTGTATTCTCATTCTGATGTGCATGTTCATGCAAGACATAAGTGGAGAAGTGGCCGCTTCCGAAACAAACAAGACTGGCCACCTAGATCAGTCTGTTTCAGGCACTATGAGAATATTCATCACCTTTTAAGTAACCACCTAAAGTGTTCTACGTGACTAACTAATAAACTGTAAACTTTTTAGAATTGCCTTAAATGAACCCCCTTGATCTATGAAAGACTATATCAGATGTTATGCATATAAACTCACAGACCCATACTGATTTGTGAAAATTTTGACAAATTACCTCTATTGAGTTTTCACTGCACTAAAGTGCTGGTCATTCTTGCTTATTATCCACTTATTGATTTCATGTTATACGTATATTACAGATGCCTTGACTcacaataaaagagagaaacaaatattATCACAGGTTCATTTTTTGCTAAGCTAGGTGTTGCACATTGCCTGTGAAATATAACATTAGCAGAGCCACAAAATCAGTTTTAGTTGTAGCCTATCCAGCCCATAAGATCGTTTTCAAATAACCATCACAATTAAGACAGATCAATTAAATATcaacaaactgatttctgatgcCTGTCAAATGACCGGGAAAAATAGGCTAATTTGCTTCCTGCATATGATGTAATCTTCAACAGTAGCCTCAGTATCGTGGCTGACTAGCCTTTTGAGCCACATTGCCAGCATAGGCTTGGTTAGTGAActtaatttcatttattttgattaTTGTTAAGGCATTGTGCCCATACAGATGTACAACAACAAACGTATCTACGTGAATTTTATTGACTCATGCTTACAATGGCAGTTCACGGACTAAACTCAATAGATGGCTTTCAGGTTAATAGTTTGTCgtgactgtgtgtctgatgtgaggACAACACACCAGGTTGTTCAAACACCAAGTTTGAGGAATACCAAGAATACCAactcaaaatgtatttaactgTTACAAGTACTGTAACTGCTACTTAGTGTTGAAAAATTGTAGTTGGGTtaggtttttatttattgtgtgaattTGTTATATACATTTCTTGAGTGTTttgaatgtatttatatttatctattCAAGTACAGTTTAAACCTTTAACAGtcaatatattgttcaatttcaACCGTTTACAGGTATTCGAATGGCctcaaaataataaaacctgattTGTAAAAGTCTAGATAAGTTGTTATACATATTAATGTACCTGTTTCAGGCCCATACTCTCTTGTGAAAACTTTCACAATTCACCTTTTATGTTTCTTGACCCTTTTAAGTGCTGTGGTCATTCTTGCTTGGTAACCAATCAACTAGGTATTC comes from the Clupea harengus unplaced genomic scaffold, Ch_v2.0.2, whole genome shotgun sequence genome and includes:
- the LOC122131834 gene encoding E3 ubiquitin-protein ligase NEDD4-like; this encodes MNMAGLAPEVRGLQTDENEARILRVKVIAGMGLAKKDILGASDPYTKVSLYDPVNGELTSVQTKTIKKTLDPKWNDEFFFRVSKQSA